Below is a window of Pontibacillus halophilus JSM 076056 = DSM 19796 DNA.
AGGGGTTGATATGACATCCGTAAACTTGTTGACTTTATATAGAAGAAAGGTCGGGGAACCACTCTCTTTCCGGTGGGGAGCTGGTGAGCTTCCTCGGGCGAAGGACGTGCCCTGCGGGATCTCACCTAGGCTCTTGCTCCCACTGGAGTCTCGCAGTCCCCCGCCCCTTCTTGCGATATTGGGTGGACCAGAAGTGGATTGGTATTGTCTTCTTTCAAATTGTAGAGATGAAGAAGGGTTCTCTTCACAAACTAAAAAGACCCAATCGAAGTGGATTGGGTCTTTTATTAATGAAGAATAATCTTCGCTACTCTAGGACGAAGGATTATTTCGTCTTGATTCTTTCATCAGGGTGATGGTTCTGGTAGACGAATGTGATGCGTTTAAATTTCTGTAGCTGTCGATGGTAGTCCATTAGCTTTGTGGCTAATGGGAGCAGCATGAGTTTATCTTCGTTCTTAGGTTGGTCTTCGTATAGGTCAATTAACGAATCTACAAGCTTCGGTATGTCTGGTTCAGAGATGATTTGTTGTTCATCTTTTTGTCCGACGCGGATTCTGCCCATAATGGTGAGCATCATCTTCTCATGACTATGGATGACTTCATCTAACTCTTCAACGAGTACTTTCCTGAATTCCGGTGGGATCCTGTCCATTTCTTTCTCTAGACGGGAGAATGATTTAAGAACATCAAATGAATCTTTCAATGTAAGCGTCATTCGTCTAAATACAATGAGCTTTCTGGCTTTTTGGTAACGTGCTTTCTTGAAGTAGTTTCGTTCTTCCTTATAGAGTGAATACGTGTGATCAATGGTGACAATCTCTTGTTGGAGTCGATCGATTTCTTCATTCAAGGAAGGACGGTCGTTCATATGTCTTGTTGTCACTCGGAGCCATTGAAGTACTTCCTCAGTTGTCTTCTCAAGCTTCTGGAACAATTTCGTCTCGTACTTTGGAGGCAAGAAGAACAAGTTGACGATAAAGGAAGCGAATACACCAAGCATCAATGCTGTGAAACGAATCCCTGTAAACTGCAAGAATGGCATGTCTGTTGTTTCCATGATGGCGATTACGGCTACGAGTGCAAGCAGAATTGTATTTTCATTTAAGTTAAAGCGGATGCAGACCCCGATTACAATGACCATTGTGAATCCGATGATAAATGGGTCATTCCCGAGTGTAAGTACGACGATGAACGCGCTTAACGCTCCAATTATATTGGCCTGTACTTGTTCGACGATGGACTGGTAAGAACGATAAATGGAAGGCTGAATCGAGAAGAGTGCTGCGACGCCTGCGAACACAGAACTTGCGCCAATAAGAGACGCTACGTATAGAGCGAGCGCAACTGCTAACCCTGTCTTTAGCATCCTTGCTCCTACTTTCATAACAAAACCCTCTCTACATATTCAAATGAAATGATTATATCGTATTCTATTGGAACATACCATATGTTTTTACTATAACCTGTTTCACTGCGCGCGGAAACATGCAACA
It encodes the following:
- a CDS encoding FUSC family protein, whose translation is MKVGARMLKTGLAVALALYVASLIGASSVFAGVAALFSIQPSIYRSYQSIVEQVQANIIGALSAFIVVLTLGNDPFIIGFTMVIVIGVCIRFNLNENTILLALVAVIAIMETTDMPFLQFTGIRFTALMLGVFASFIVNLFFLPPKYETKLFQKLEKTTEEVLQWLRVTTRHMNDRPSLNEEIDRLQQEIVTIDHTYSLYKEERNYFKKARYQKARKLIVFRRMTLTLKDSFDVLKSFSRLEKEMDRIPPEFRKVLVEELDEVIHSHEKMMLTIMGRIRVGQKDEQQIISEPDIPKLVDSLIDLYEDQPKNEDKLMLLPLATKLMDYHRQLQKFKRITFVYQNHHPDERIKTK